A single region of the Paramicrobacterium fandaimingii genome encodes:
- a CDS encoding NADPH-dependent F420 reductase, with amino-acid sequence MSSISVIGLGGMARAIATRAVTGGNTVELIGRNAANAEGLAAELGGGATAGTFGGVPAGDIVVLAVPYTSAVQVVAQYGDALADKVIIDITNTFNADATGLVIPDGTSGAQEIAAAAPASAHVVKAFNTVFGHVLAQGIPLDVFFAGDDAHAVASVSAFIESLGLRPLNVGGLEMARWLEGAGPLLMGLARHGVGNFNIAFAVNVLG; translated from the coding sequence ATGAGCAGCATCAGTGTTATCGGCCTGGGGGGCATGGCCCGAGCCATAGCCACTCGCGCCGTCACGGGCGGCAACACCGTCGAACTCATCGGCCGCAACGCGGCCAACGCTGAAGGTCTGGCCGCCGAGCTCGGCGGAGGGGCAACGGCTGGAACCTTTGGTGGTGTCCCAGCTGGCGATATCGTCGTCCTCGCCGTGCCGTACACGAGCGCGGTGCAGGTTGTCGCCCAGTACGGGGATGCGTTGGCCGACAAGGTCATCATTGATATCACCAACACTTTCAACGCGGACGCCACTGGGCTCGTGATCCCTGATGGCACGTCGGGTGCACAAGAGATCGCGGCGGCGGCCCCGGCGAGCGCGCACGTGGTGAAGGCGTTCAATACCGTCTTCGGCCATGTGCTGGCGCAAGGGATCCCGTTGGACGTGTTCTTCGCCGGAGACGATGCACACGCCGTGGCGAGTGTGTCGGCGTTCATAGAGAGCCTCGGACTGCGTCCGCTCAATGTGGGCGGCCTGGAGATGGCCCGCTGGCTCGAAGGAGCCGGACCGCTGCTGATGGGCCTCGCCCGTCACGGCGTGGGGAACTTCAACATCGCTTTCGCCGTCAACGTTCTCGGCTGA
- a CDS encoding enoyl-CoA hydratase/isomerase family protein, producing the protein MSDEPQVLARVENGVGHLTLNRPRAINALTHRMIISIRDALGQWRSDARVHSVLLDGAGDRGLCAGGDIRGLRENVLASRPNDTRDFWRDEYTLCAVIANYPKPYVALMDGVTMGGGVGVASHGSIRVVTERSTVAMPETRIGLAPDIGGTWLLSRAPGEIGTYLGLNAATMTGADAVWCGFADHLVPSTNLPELRDALLAGDDPAAAVARFEADPGPAPLEANRDWVDSCYSAATVPEVIDRLDALGTDAARAASAELAELCPTSLVATLAGVRRSRQRDHLRDVLDQEYRTSSWLLDRPDLVEGIRARVVDKDNAPRWNPATIAEVDLAEVEQMIA; encoded by the coding sequence ATGAGCGACGAACCGCAGGTGCTCGCCCGTGTCGAGAACGGCGTCGGGCATCTCACTCTCAATCGACCGCGCGCGATCAATGCGCTGACGCATCGCATGATCATCAGCATCCGGGATGCACTCGGCCAGTGGCGCAGCGACGCACGCGTGCATTCGGTGCTGCTCGATGGTGCGGGCGACCGTGGGCTGTGCGCGGGCGGCGACATCCGCGGGCTGCGCGAGAACGTGCTCGCCAGTCGCCCGAATGACACGCGCGACTTCTGGCGCGACGAGTACACGCTCTGCGCGGTGATCGCAAACTACCCCAAGCCGTACGTTGCGCTGATGGACGGCGTGACGATGGGCGGTGGAGTCGGCGTGGCATCGCACGGCAGCATCCGTGTCGTCACCGAGCGGTCGACGGTGGCGATGCCCGAGACGCGCATCGGGCTCGCGCCGGATATCGGCGGCACGTGGCTTCTGTCGCGCGCACCGGGCGAGATTGGCACGTATCTCGGTCTCAACGCCGCGACCATGACCGGGGCGGATGCTGTGTGGTGCGGTTTTGCGGATCACCTTGTGCCGAGCACCAACCTGCCCGAGCTGCGCGATGCTCTGCTTGCAGGTGATGACCCGGCGGCGGCAGTGGCGCGCTTCGAGGCCGACCCCGGCCCGGCACCGCTCGAGGCCAACCGCGACTGGGTTGACTCCTGCTACAGCGCCGCGACGGTGCCGGAGGTCATCGATCGGCTTGATGCTCTTGGCACGGATGCTGCTCGCGCAGCGTCAGCGGAGCTCGCCGAGCTGTGCCCGACGAGTCTCGTTGCGACGCTCGCCGGGGTGCGGCGATCTCGACAGCGCGACCACCTGCGCGACGTGCTCGACCAGGAGTACCGCACGTCGTCGTGGCTGCTTGACCGCCCAGACCTCGTGGAGGGCATTCGTGCGCGCGTCGTCGACAAAGACAACGCTCCGCGCTGGAACCCGGCGACGATTGCGGAGGTTGACCTGGCCGAGGTCGAGCAGATGATCGCGTGA
- a CDS encoding enoyl-CoA hydratase/isomerase family protein, translating into MSDSILFEVEGGIAHVTLNRPTRLNAINDEAAYRWRDLAAEIAERDDIVAVLFDASGPAFCAGGDVAEMAGFAEGGSMIETLAHAIHAGHQTFAAMPKPIVAAVQGAVAGGGLGFMLTADYIVAGEAASFASKYADIGLTPDCGVSTLLPEAIGTRRALELTLTSRRLSADEALDWGLVNEVIPDAALAKRSREVAESWAAGAAAAFGQAKRLVRAESDYATALDDEARTIGAAFDTPDAAACIAAFAARSSRRATASTSPESHENSAAQEAR; encoded by the coding sequence ATGTCTGACAGCATCCTGTTCGAGGTCGAGGGTGGCATCGCCCACGTGACCCTCAACCGACCGACGCGCCTCAACGCGATCAATGATGAAGCGGCGTATCGCTGGCGTGACCTGGCAGCCGAGATCGCCGAGCGCGATGACATCGTCGCCGTGCTGTTCGACGCCTCGGGCCCAGCGTTCTGCGCGGGTGGAGACGTCGCCGAGATGGCCGGCTTCGCCGAGGGCGGCAGCATGATCGAGACACTTGCCCATGCGATTCACGCCGGGCATCAGACGTTCGCCGCAATGCCGAAGCCGATCGTCGCCGCCGTGCAGGGCGCTGTCGCAGGTGGCGGTCTCGGATTCATGCTCACAGCCGACTACATTGTCGCCGGTGAGGCAGCGAGCTTCGCCTCGAAGTACGCAGACATCGGCCTCACTCCCGACTGCGGAGTGAGCACGTTGCTGCCGGAGGCCATCGGCACGCGCCGTGCCCTCGAGCTGACGCTCACGTCTCGCCGACTCTCGGCAGATGAAGCGCTCGACTGGGGCCTCGTGAACGAGGTGATTCCGGATGCCGCGCTCGCAAAGCGCTCCCGCGAGGTCGCCGAGTCGTGGGCAGCGGGTGCGGCTGCAGCGTTCGGGCAGGCGAAGCGGCTTGTGCGTGCAGAGTCCGACTATGCGACGGCGCTCGACGACGAGGCTCGCACCATCGGCGCCGCGTTCGACACACCGGACGCAGCAGCGTGCATCGCGGCGTTCGCCGCCCGCTCGTCGCGTCGAGCGACCGCATCCACTTCCCCTGAATCTCACGAGAACTCTGCTGCCCAGGAGGCACGATGA
- a CDS encoding ABC1 kinase family protein, protein MGTVVVDVVVLGAITVVFMFVLSAFATRILDVRIGIIRLVIAGVLGLGAQIGFESQFVWGNANYTPALIPLQIGIVFFVAIAFLVIAELIVPAGTVPRPDQWWPAIVGGAQRSRRYTEISRIALRSGLLPFKPNLETSLTGHTERMRQAAALRVALESAGGAFVKFGQMLSTRGDLLPPEFLDELSALQQAVPPAEWGEIRQLLEAEWGAPLEQVVESFEVEPLASASIGQVHRARLRDGRDVAVKVQRPGVMPLIERDIDIAIRLATRLERTAVWARDMGMLSVAQDFSASLQSELDYRIEASNMSAMHITQQKHPLGERVGVPEHMLELCTGKVIVMELINGDTLSTPQARDARSDVRRQRLASRLLRSTLVQIIDDGVFHSDLHPGNIVLTPSDDIVLLDYGLVGRLDSYMRSQIGAVLFAFYRGDSQAFTDALLGFVDMPDDIDEPALRRKIGAFVATRLGPGATLDVGVFNEMVQLLTASRIAVPLELASAFRAVATLEGTLRVLTPSFDLLTEASDYARERIDEGFTPQAAFTNIKSELESILPMLRRLPARVDKVSGDLADGRLTVNIRLFADKRERRLVTNLVNLAAVTFLAGALGLMAVILLVTEAGPRITETLTLFQIFGYLLVVLAGLLTLRVVFDAFRIRRRE, encoded by the coding sequence ATGGGCACTGTTGTTGTAGATGTCGTCGTTCTCGGCGCGATCACCGTCGTTTTCATGTTCGTGCTCTCGGCATTCGCCACCCGCATTCTCGACGTGCGCATCGGCATCATCAGGCTGGTCATCGCCGGCGTTCTTGGGCTCGGCGCGCAGATCGGGTTCGAGTCGCAGTTCGTCTGGGGCAACGCGAATTACACGCCAGCGCTCATCCCGCTGCAGATCGGCATCGTGTTCTTCGTCGCGATCGCCTTTCTGGTGATCGCCGAGCTGATCGTCCCCGCCGGCACGGTTCCGCGCCCCGACCAATGGTGGCCCGCCATCGTCGGGGGCGCTCAACGAAGCAGGCGCTACACCGAAATCTCGCGCATAGCTCTGCGCAGCGGACTTCTGCCGTTCAAGCCCAACCTCGAAACGTCACTGACAGGACACACCGAGCGGATGCGGCAGGCCGCCGCCCTGCGCGTCGCCCTCGAGAGCGCGGGCGGTGCCTTTGTGAAGTTCGGCCAGATGCTCTCCACACGTGGCGACCTGCTTCCGCCCGAGTTTCTCGATGAGCTCAGCGCCCTGCAGCAGGCGGTTCCGCCCGCAGAGTGGGGCGAGATTCGGCAGCTTCTCGAGGCAGAGTGGGGCGCACCTCTGGAGCAGGTCGTCGAGTCGTTCGAGGTGGAGCCGCTTGCCTCGGCATCCATTGGTCAGGTTCATCGTGCTCGGCTGAGAGACGGGCGTGACGTGGCTGTGAAGGTGCAGCGGCCCGGCGTCATGCCGCTCATCGAGCGCGACATCGACATTGCCATCAGGCTGGCCACCAGGCTCGAGCGCACGGCGGTCTGGGCGCGCGACATGGGGATGCTGTCTGTTGCGCAGGACTTCTCGGCCAGCCTGCAGAGCGAGCTGGACTACCGCATCGAGGCGAGCAACATGTCGGCGATGCACATCACCCAGCAGAAGCATCCCCTCGGCGAACGGGTTGGCGTGCCCGAGCACATGCTCGAACTCTGCACGGGCAAAGTGATCGTGATGGAGCTGATCAACGGTGACACCCTCAGCACTCCGCAGGCACGCGACGCCCGGTCTGACGTTCGGCGTCAGCGACTCGCCAGCCGACTGCTGCGGTCGACGCTCGTGCAGATCATCGACGACGGCGTGTTCCACTCCGATCTTCACCCCGGCAACATCGTGCTCACTCCGAGCGACGACATCGTGTTGCTCGACTATGGGCTTGTCGGGCGGCTCGACTCGTACATGCGCTCGCAGATCGGCGCCGTGCTCTTCGCGTTCTACCGCGGCGATTCGCAGGCATTCACCGACGCGCTTCTCGGCTTCGTCGATATGCCAGACGACATCGACGAGCCCGCGCTTCGCCGCAAGATCGGCGCCTTCGTCGCGACGCGCTTGGGCCCGGGCGCGACGCTCGACGTGGGCGTGTTTAACGAGATGGTTCAACTGCTGACGGCGAGCCGCATCGCCGTTCCCTTGGAGTTGGCGTCGGCATTTCGCGCTGTCGCCACCCTCGAGGGAACGCTTCGTGTGCTCACACCATCGTTCGATCTGCTCACTGAGGCGAGTGACTATGCGCGCGAACGCATCGACGAGGGCTTCACTCCGCAGGCAGCGTTCACAAACATCAAGAGCGAACTCGAGTCGATCCTCCCGATGCTGCGACGGCTGCCAGCGCGTGTGGACAAGGTGAGTGGCGACCTCGCCGACGGGCGGCTCACCGTCAACATCCGGCTCTTCGCCGACAAGCGCGAACGCCGTCTCGTCACCAACCTCGTCAATCTCGCCGCCGTCACCTTCCTCGCGGGAGCGCTCGGCTTGATGGCGGTCATTCTGCTCGTCACCGAAGCGGGACCGCGCATCACCGAGACGCTCACCCTGTTTCAGATCTTCGGCTATCTGCTCGTTGTGCTTGCCGGGTTGCTGACTCTGCGCGTCGTGTTCGATGCGTTTCGCATCAGGCGCCGTGAGTAA
- a CDS encoding malate dehydrogenase — MTTNATTITVTGAAGQIGYALLFRIASGQMLGDDVPVKLRLLEIPQAVRAAEGTAMELDDCAFPLLESVEVTDNAHHAFDGANIAMLVGAQPRGAGMERADLLEANGGIFAPQGAAIGERAASDIRTVVVGNPANTNALIAAAHADGVPADRFTAMTRLDHNRAVAQLARKTGATVDDIAGITIWGNHSSTQHPDLSNATVTGRPATELVDEAWVRSEFIPRVAGRGAEIIDVRGASSAASAANAAIDHVRDWVLGMVPGAWTSAGIVSDGSYGVPEGLVSSFPVISRGGEWEIVPNIDVDAFSRERIDASVAELASERDAVRALGLLRD, encoded by the coding sequence ATGACGACGAACGCCACGACAATCACCGTCACCGGAGCCGCGGGGCAGATCGGCTACGCACTGCTCTTTCGCATCGCGAGCGGCCAGATGCTGGGCGACGATGTGCCCGTGAAGCTGCGTCTTCTCGAGATTCCTCAGGCCGTTCGCGCTGCCGAAGGCACGGCGATGGAGCTCGACGACTGCGCGTTTCCGCTGCTGGAGAGCGTCGAAGTCACCGACAACGCGCACCACGCATTCGATGGCGCCAACATCGCGATGCTGGTCGGAGCACAACCACGCGGGGCCGGCATGGAGCGCGCCGATCTGCTCGAGGCGAACGGCGGCATCTTCGCACCGCAGGGTGCCGCGATCGGCGAGCGGGCAGCATCCGATATTCGCACGGTCGTCGTCGGGAACCCCGCGAACACGAACGCTCTGATCGCCGCCGCGCACGCCGACGGCGTTCCGGCCGACCGCTTCACCGCGATGACGCGCCTCGATCACAATCGTGCGGTTGCGCAGCTCGCTCGCAAAACGGGGGCGACCGTCGACGACATCGCCGGCATTACGATCTGGGGCAATCACTCGTCAACGCAACACCCCGACCTCAGCAACGCAACAGTCACGGGGCGACCGGCAACCGAGCTCGTTGACGAAGCCTGGGTTCGGAGCGAGTTCATTCCCCGGGTCGCGGGGCGCGGTGCCGAAATCATCGACGTTCGCGGTGCCTCATCCGCGGCATCCGCCGCGAATGCCGCGATCGACCACGTGCGCGACTGGGTGTTGGGAATGGTGCCCGGAGCATGGACATCGGCAGGCATCGTCTCAGACGGGTCGTACGGTGTTCCCGAGGGACTCGTTTCGTCGTTCCCCGTCATCTCGCGCGGCGGCGAGTGGGAGATCGTGCCGAACATCGACGTCGATGCATTCTCGCGGGAGCGCATCGACGCCTCGGTCGCAGAGCTCGCCTCGGAGCGCGACGCTGTGCGTGCGCTGGGCCTCCTCCGCGACTGA
- a CDS encoding Fpg/Nei family DNA glycosylase, with protein MPELPEVHALAGDLKRRIGGHTIERLDVSAISALKTVSIPLSTFDGHTVDDVTRHGKFLDLQIGGDHLVIHLARAGWIKWREKPPTPRRPGKGPLAARLILSGGEGVPSGSGLDITEAGTKKSLAIYAVSDPADVPGIARLGPDPLDDAFTLDVFQEILAGAGRSQIKGVLRNQSLIAGIGNAYSDEILHAARMSPFKPADMDADDAARLYGALRLTLDEAVARADGLAAADLKREKKAHLRVHGRFGETCPVCGDTVRQVIFSDSTFQYCPTCQTGGKILADRVLSRLLR; from the coding sequence GTGCCCGAGTTGCCCGAGGTTCACGCGCTTGCCGGCGATCTGAAGCGGAGGATCGGCGGCCACACGATCGAGCGGCTTGATGTGTCCGCCATCTCAGCCTTGAAGACCGTCAGCATTCCGCTGTCCACGTTTGACGGCCACACAGTCGACGACGTCACGCGGCACGGCAAATTTCTCGATCTGCAGATCGGCGGCGATCACCTGGTCATCCACCTCGCACGCGCAGGATGGATCAAGTGGCGCGAGAAGCCGCCGACGCCGAGGAGGCCCGGCAAAGGTCCACTTGCCGCGCGGCTCATTCTCTCGGGAGGCGAGGGTGTGCCGTCTGGATCGGGGCTCGACATCACTGAGGCGGGAACAAAGAAGAGCCTCGCGATCTACGCCGTATCTGATCCAGCCGATGTTCCCGGCATCGCGCGGCTCGGCCCCGATCCGCTCGACGATGCGTTCACGCTCGACGTGTTCCAGGAGATTCTTGCGGGAGCCGGGCGGTCGCAGATCAAAGGCGTGCTTCGGAATCAATCGCTGATCGCAGGAATCGGAAACGCGTACTCCGATGAGATTCTGCACGCTGCGCGCATGTCGCCGTTCAAACCAGCAGACATGGATGCCGACGACGCAGCGCGGCTCTACGGCGCGCTTCGGCTGACGCTCGACGAGGCCGTTGCCCGAGCCGATGGCCTCGCGGCCGCAGACCTCAAACGCGAGAAGAAGGCGCACTTGCGGGTGCATGGCCGGTTCGGCGAGACCTGCCCTGTCTGCGGAGACACCGTGCGGCAGGTGATCTTCTCTGACTCCACATTCCAGTACTGCCCCACGTGTCAGACCGGCGGAAAAATCCTCGCGGACCGTGTACTCTCACGACTCCTGAGATAA
- a CDS encoding PIG-L deacetylase family protein, protein MASTIAVFAVYREDMDGDSDLTPLPDDWQCALVVMAHPDDPEYGVGAAVATWTSAGKDVRYVLGTRGEAGIAGMPPGESARVREEEQRRAIAHVGVSQLEFLEHRDGTVEYGPILRRDIAAAIRQHQPELVVTMNFHETWFPGAWNSADHRAFGLAVMDAVSDAANEWIFPDLADDGFAPWAGVRHVAVNSPTGTHMVEVADGVDAAIASLAEHKQYLAALSDDPILDQATRQVLGVTGGPDAVERHVRFDLYDM, encoded by the coding sequence TTGGCCTCGACAATCGCCGTCTTCGCCGTCTACCGTGAAGACATGGATGGCGATTCCGATCTCACTCCACTGCCCGACGACTGGCAGTGCGCGCTCGTGGTCATGGCCCACCCCGACGACCCCGAATACGGTGTCGGGGCGGCCGTCGCAACCTGGACTTCCGCGGGAAAAGACGTGCGCTACGTTCTCGGCACGCGCGGCGAAGCGGGCATCGCAGGCATGCCGCCGGGCGAATCCGCGCGCGTCCGCGAAGAAGAACAGCGCCGCGCCATCGCCCACGTGGGCGTCAGTCAGCTCGAGTTTCTCGAACATCGTGACGGCACCGTCGAGTATGGGCCGATTCTGCGCCGCGATATCGCCGCCGCAATCCGGCAGCACCAGCCGGAGCTCGTCGTCACCATGAATTTTCATGAGACGTGGTTTCCCGGCGCGTGGAACAGCGCCGATCACCGTGCATTCGGTCTCGCTGTCATGGATGCCGTCTCGGATGCTGCCAACGAATGGATCTTCCCCGATCTCGCAGACGACGGGTTCGCACCGTGGGCCGGCGTTCGTCACGTCGCCGTAAACAGTCCAACCGGCACTCACATGGTCGAGGTGGCCGACGGAGTGGATGCCGCGATCGCGTCGCTCGCCGAGCACAAGCAGTACCTTGCGGCGCTCAGCGACGATCCGATTCTCGATCAAGCGACCCGCCAGGTTCTCGGCGTCACGGGCGGGCCGGATGCTGTCGAGCGGCACGTGCGCTTCGATCTCTACGATATGTAG
- a CDS encoding SDR family NAD(P)-dependent oxidoreductase, which translates to MTLDGTSALVTGGASGLGNATARRLSARGIHVVIVDLESSTGAEAAEAIGGEFVAADVTNPEQIQKAVDAAMAHGPLRTVVNCAGIAPPAKVLGKNGPLELDAFAKVVNVNLIGTFNVIRLAAAAMAETDADDDGSRGVIVSTASVAAFDGQIGQPAYAASKGGVHSMTLPIARELARYGIRVMTIAPGIMETPMLAGLPQPAQDSLGEQVPFPSRLGRPIEYARLVEHIVDNGYLNGETIRLDGAIRMAPK; encoded by the coding sequence ATGACGCTTGACGGTACTTCGGCACTCGTAACGGGAGGAGCATCCGGCCTGGGTAATGCGACGGCGCGGCGACTGTCCGCGCGGGGCATTCACGTGGTGATCGTCGACCTCGAATCGTCGACGGGCGCTGAGGCGGCAGAAGCGATCGGCGGCGAATTCGTCGCTGCCGACGTCACGAACCCCGAGCAGATTCAGAAGGCAGTGGATGCCGCGATGGCTCACGGCCCGCTGCGCACCGTCGTCAACTGCGCAGGCATCGCCCCGCCAGCCAAGGTGCTCGGCAAGAACGGGCCGCTCGAACTCGACGCCTTCGCGAAGGTCGTGAACGTCAACCTGATCGGAACGTTTAACGTGATCCGGCTGGCGGCTGCCGCGATGGCCGAGACGGATGCCGACGACGACGGCTCGCGCGGCGTGATCGTGAGCACAGCATCCGTTGCCGCGTTCGACGGCCAGATCGGCCAGCCGGCGTACGCAGCATCGAAGGGCGGCGTGCATTCGATGACGCTGCCGATTGCCCGGGAGCTCGCCCGTTACGGCATCCGGGTCATGACCATCGCCCCCGGAATCATGGAGACGCCGATGCTCGCCGGTCTGCCGCAGCCCGCGCAGGACTCGCTTGGCGAGCAGGTGCCGTTCCCCTCGCGGCTCGGCCGGCCCATTGAGTACGCCCGGCTCGTCGAGCACATCGTCGACAACGGCTACCTCAACGGCGAGACCATCCGCCTCGACGGCGCCATTCGCATGGCCCCCAAGTAA
- a CDS encoding MarR family winged helix-turn-helix transcriptional regulator, with product MGDQTISRAELSAYFALRAAGDRLQRAVATQLKEHDLTDVQFTVLAQLHDAGELRMSDLADVIVASKNGLTYQAAQLERRGLIARRSSESDARSVLIRLEPAGAELLAEVFPGHIALVRELFLDRLTAKEIGTIASGLSKVAAD from the coding sequence GTGGGTGATCAGACGATTAGTCGTGCGGAACTCTCGGCGTACTTCGCACTGCGCGCAGCCGGAGATCGACTTCAGCGCGCCGTCGCGACACAGCTTAAAGAGCACGACCTCACAGACGTTCAGTTCACTGTTCTTGCGCAGCTGCACGACGCTGGAGAGCTCCGCATGAGTGATCTGGCCGATGTGATCGTTGCGTCGAAGAATGGACTCACCTACCAGGCGGCACAACTCGAGCGCCGCGGCCTCATTGCTCGTCGCAGCAGCGAATCAGATGCCCGCTCGGTGCTCATTCGGCTCGAACCCGCCGGCGCAGAGCTCCTCGCAGAGGTGTTCCCGGGGCACATCGCTCTCGTTCGCGAGCTTTTTCTCGACCGCCTCACAGCGAAAGAGATTGGCACAATCGCGAGTGGTCTCTCCAAGGTCGCGGCCGATTGA
- a CDS encoding SDR family oxidoreductase, whose amino-acid sequence MTDTLAGKTILMSGGSRGIGLAIALRAARDGANIALLAKTDTPHPKLEGTVHTAAEQIRDAGGQAIAVVGDVRDDDDIVRAVTETVGEFGGVDIVVNNASVLNLSRTLDLQPKHYDLMQDVNVRGTFMLSRAALPHLKEAANPHILSLSPPINLDPKWLGGHTGYTMAKYGMSMATLGMAAEFARDGVAANTLWPRTTIKTAAVGNILGGEKMLARSRTPEIYADAAHEVLLKPAREYTAQSLIVEDVLAEAGVTDLSQYSPGVDESELFPDIFL is encoded by the coding sequence ATGACAGACACCCTTGCCGGAAAGACCATCCTGATGTCGGGCGGAAGCCGCGGCATCGGCCTCGCCATCGCCCTGCGAGCTGCCCGCGACGGTGCGAACATCGCGCTGCTCGCGAAGACCGACACGCCGCACCCGAAGCTCGAGGGTACGGTGCATACGGCCGCCGAGCAGATTCGGGATGCCGGAGGGCAAGCGATCGCGGTTGTCGGTGATGTGCGCGATGACGACGACATCGTGCGCGCGGTCACCGAGACGGTGGGCGAGTTTGGTGGCGTCGACATCGTCGTCAACAACGCGAGCGTGCTCAACCTCTCGCGCACTCTCGACCTGCAGCCCAAGCACTACGACCTCATGCAAGACGTCAACGTGCGCGGTACGTTCATGCTCTCGCGCGCTGCGCTGCCGCACTTGAAGGAGGCCGCGAATCCGCACATTCTCTCGCTCAGCCCGCCCATCAACCTCGACCCGAAGTGGCTCGGAGGGCACACCGGCTACACCATGGCGAAGTACGGCATGAGCATGGCGACGCTCGGCATGGCTGCCGAGTTCGCGCGCGACGGCGTCGCCGCCAACACGCTTTGGCCGCGCACCACAATCAAGACGGCAGCCGTTGGCAACATTCTCGGCGGCGAGAAGATGCTCGCCCGCAGCCGCACTCCTGAGATCTACGCGGATGCCGCACACGAGGTGCTGCTGAAGCCGGCGCGCGAGTACACGGCGCAGTCACTGATCGTCGAAGACGTGCTGGCCGAAGCCGGCGTCACCGACCTGTCGCAGTATTCTCCCGGCGTCGACGAATCAGAGCTGTTCCCCGACATCTTCCTCTGA
- a CDS encoding NADPH-dependent F420 reductase gives MNITILGTGHMGRTLAAGLLRSGHSVVFGSRAPAEVEDLPAPAYSHADAIARGDIVISALAAAHSLDTLTPLAGAIGDRVLIDIGNAVDERLDLIYADSSLGERLQRALPRARVVKTLNTVAGPIGVDPTLLTAPTTVFLSGDDARAKETVSGILRGLGWTDDQQIDLGGISTARAVEHYFLLFGSLMGALRGGQFNLSIIR, from the coding sequence ATGAACATCACAATCCTCGGAACCGGCCACATGGGGCGTACCCTCGCAGCCGGTCTCCTTCGGTCGGGGCACTCAGTCGTGTTCGGCTCTCGTGCACCTGCCGAGGTCGAAGACCTGCCAGCCCCGGCGTACTCTCACGCAGACGCCATTGCGCGCGGCGACATCGTCATCAGCGCGTTGGCCGCGGCGCACTCGCTGGATACTCTTACTCCGTTGGCGGGCGCAATCGGCGATCGGGTGCTGATTGACATCGGCAACGCCGTAGACGAGCGACTCGACCTGATCTACGCGGATTCGAGCTTGGGCGAACGCCTGCAGCGCGCACTTCCTCGCGCTCGCGTGGTGAAGACTCTCAACACGGTCGCCGGCCCGATCGGCGTCGACCCAACACTATTGACGGCACCGACAACCGTGTTTCTCTCTGGCGACGATGCGAGGGCGAAGGAGACTGTCTCGGGCATCCTTCGCGGCCTCGGCTGGACTGACGATCAGCAGATCGACCTCGGCGGCATTTCAACCGCGCGCGCCGTTGAGCACTACTTCCTGCTCTTCGGCTCCCTCATGGGTGCTCTGCGAGGAGGCCAGTTCAACCTGTCGATCATCCGTTGA
- a CDS encoding alpha/beta fold hydrolase: MATVHHRTASIDALDVFYREAGPHDAPVLLLLHGYPTSSHMFRHLIPALADRYRVIAPDHIGFGRSSAPSVDDFEYSFDALADVTQKLLTHLGVSRYTMYVHDYGAPVGWRLALANPDSVEGVISQNGNAYEEGFVPEFWAPIWAYAAHRSAENEAALRPALGREAVEWQYTHGVPDTSTIDPDAWEHDIALLERPGVDRAQLTLFGDYATNRPMYADVQAWLRSSGVPVLAIWGKNDEIFAAEGAEAFRRDAPGARIELVDGGHFILESHFDEAVQVIREWRGSF; encoded by the coding sequence ATGGCGACAGTCCACCACCGCACAGCATCCATCGATGCTCTTGATGTGTTCTACCGTGAGGCGGGGCCGCACGATGCGCCTGTGCTTCTGCTGCTGCACGGGTACCCCACAAGCTCGCACATGTTTCGGCACCTCATTCCCGCGCTTGCCGATCGCTACCGCGTGATCGCGCCGGACCACATCGGGTTCGGGCGCTCGTCTGCACCCAGCGTCGACGATTTCGAGTATTCGTTCGACGCCCTCGCCGATGTCACGCAGAAGCTGCTGACGCACCTCGGGGTCTCGCGCTACACGATGTACGTGCACGACTACGGCGCACCGGTTGGCTGGCGTCTCGCTCTCGCCAACCCCGACTCGGTTGAGGGAGTGATCTCGCAGAACGGCAATGCGTACGAAGAAGGCTTCGTTCCGGAATTCTGGGCCCCCATCTGGGCGTACGCCGCTCACCGCTCGGCCGAGAATGAGGCGGCGTTGCGCCCGGCACTCGGGCGAGAGGCCGTCGAGTGGCAGTACACGCACGGTGTGCCAGACACGTCGACAATTGACCCGGATGCCTGGGAGCACGACATTGCGCTTCTGGAGCGCCCCGGAGTCGATCGCGCCCAACTGACGCTGTTCGGCGACTACGCGACGAACCGCCCGATGTATGCCGATGTTCAGGCATGGTTGCGCTCGTCTGGCGTTCCCGTTCTCGCCATCTGGGGGAAGAACGACGAGATCTTCGCGGCCGAGGGAGCCGAGGCGTTCCGCCGCGACGCACCGGGCGCCCGCATCGAGCTCGTCGACGGCGGTCACTTCATTCTGGAATCGCACTTCGACGAGGCGGTCCAGGTGATCAGAGAGTGGCGCGGCAGCTTCTGA